A segment of the Aureliella helgolandensis genome:
GGCAATGGTGTGGCCGACCATGATTCCATTCAAGCCTTTTTCTAGATCTTGGGCGGCATAGGAGACTTTTCCACCCGCATCCGACTTGTGCGTTGGGCCTTGGTTTCCAACCTCGCTGTAGAGATTGACGTTGGCGTCGACTAGAGGTTCTCCGTCCCACAATAGGTAGACATCCAGTCCAGTCTCGGTAGCCACCAATTGGCACGACAGTTTGAGCGTCGAGTCGATGGTCTTGTAAGCATCGCGACTGGTTGGTATCGCACCACTCTGATGCAGTGTGTAGTAGTTGAGCCGCGAGCCGCGGAAGATCCCAAAGGTGACTTGAGACACCAAGGTTGCATTTGGGGGAAGTTTCTCAGCGGAAATTTTCCCCATGAAATCGTCGTTCTCGACGACCTCAAAGTTCAATGTCTGCGGCTCTCCATCGGCTTGGAGCAATTGTATGGTTGCATTTACGACCGAGTCGGGCAATTTGTAAGTTCGGTCCGATGGATCCTCGCCGAAGAAGTAGCAAGGCTGCCCTTCTGCGGTTTGCGCTAGCCAGGGGAAATGGGCTTGAGATCGGTTCGCGAGGACACCGAATGCCAGTGCGGCAACGACGATAATTTGCAAGGGTTTTATCATAATGTTCATGTTTATTGGATTCGTTAGGCAGGATGGCTTGGCGGCCCACGACGCACTTTCGTGTCGCGCGGAACCGCCTCACCAAAATGAATGGGACTCAACGAGATGTTAGTTGGAAGACCAATGGTTCCATGGGTTGTGATGTGATGGTTGCCGAAAGTCTTCCGTCGGAACGATAGACCTTGGGGATTGATGGCTTACGGTGTGCTTTGACCAGCAGCGATGGATCTGCTTGAGCCGCTTCCAATTCGGGATCATGCGGATTGATGCGGACCGAAAATTCGCCAGCAGTGGGACCGACGTTGGCAGGCAACGCGAAGCGACCGTCGACGATGTCCGCTGCAGCTGCCAGGCCAGCACCTTGGGGAGTGAAAATAATGCTGGCGCCGTTGACTGGCTTACCGTCGAGCGTGACCTGCCCCTCCACCGCATATCGTGGTAGTTCTGCGGGGGAGCAACCGGTGCAGATCGGCATGGCTAGCAGACAGGGCATCGCTGCGCAGCCAATCAACAGCCGCAGTAGCTGACCGCCGGAGCTGCAGACTTTGCGAGCAGTACTCGATGAGGATTGAATGTTCATCTACTCGTGCAACCCCGCAGTCTTGGACTCTCCTCCAGCGCGGGTGGCGGCCGCGTTGTAGACTGCGACGTCAATGCTCTGGCTCAGAAAGTGGATGCTCCCGTCACCGTAGCAAAAATTTCCGCCACCGGTGTGCATGCTTGCAAAGCCACCCATTGCGGCAGCCGTGTGCACATTGAAGGGATAGGCTGTGGTGCCTAGTGCAATCTTGGGGTACCCCACGACCCAACGAGCCGTACCGTACTTGGGGGTGCCAGCGTAGGGA
Coding sequences within it:
- a CDS encoding transthyretin-like family protein, which codes for MNIQSSSSTARKVCSSGGQLLRLLIGCAAMPCLLAMPICTGCSPAELPRYAVEGQVTLDGKPVNGASIIFTPQGAGLAAAADIVDGRFALPANVGPTAGEFSVRINPHDPELEAAQADPSLLVKAHRKPSIPKVYRSDGRLSATITSQPMEPLVFQLTSR